Proteins from one Dysgonomonas sp. HDW5A genomic window:
- the topA gene encoding type I DNA topoisomerase has product MQKNLVIVESPAKAKTIEKFLGKDYKVMSSYGHIRDLKKKDLGIDLANSYRPLYEVPADKEKLVSELQAAVNKADVVWLASDEDREGEAISWHLYETLGLRDKQYHRIAFHEITKNAIFHAIENPRRINRDLVNAQQARRVLDRIVGFELSPILWRKIKPALSAGRVQSVAVRLITEREREIDAFQSEASYRVQATFSKKEADNTPYQINAELNKRLKTKEEALEFLNRLKGIQDFTIDSVITKPAKKSPAAPFTTSTLQQEAARKLGFSVAQTMSVAQKLYESGKITYMRTDSVHLSSLAINASKAEIGDAYGKKYIKTRQFSTKAKGAQEAHEAIRPTYMNAHQTTGTSQEQKLYELIWKRTIASQMADAELERTTVTINIFDDEDLKFVSSGEVITFDGFLRVYLESTDDESLDGEENTLLPPIKRKDILDLKESTATERFTQRPARYSEASLVRKLEELGIGRPSTYAPTISTIQNREYVEKTNIEGTDRNFNVLQLKKGKITDAIKTEKTGADKNKLKPTDTGMVVNDYLTEFFPRILDYNFTADVEKEFDYVAVGAEVWTDLIDRFYKKFHPVVEEALNTHEDHKVGERVLGTDPKTGKQISAKIGRFGPMIQLGTQDDEEKPRFVSLRKGQSLGTITIEEAIKLFDLPRFIGEYEEKELLASIGKFGPYVKFDGKFISLPKDVDPYTVTQEEAIAIIEEKRKQDREKVIKIFEGKEGKDGKDEVQILNGRYGPYIAYKDKNYKIAKTVDAAALTLKECMEIIKTTKSKTKTKVEKKEKKKTKVSEKKKKVLEEEAKEKKTKAAKK; this is encoded by the coding sequence ATGCAGAAAAATTTAGTTATAGTGGAATCTCCGGCTAAAGCCAAAACAATAGAAAAGTTTTTAGGCAAGGATTACAAAGTAATGTCCAGTTACGGACATATCCGCGACCTGAAGAAAAAAGACTTGGGTATTGATTTAGCTAACAGCTACAGACCTCTATACGAAGTACCGGCAGATAAAGAAAAATTGGTATCCGAACTCCAAGCTGCGGTAAATAAAGCTGACGTTGTATGGTTGGCATCCGATGAAGACCGCGAGGGAGAAGCCATATCTTGGCATTTATACGAAACATTAGGATTGCGTGACAAGCAGTATCACCGAATTGCTTTTCATGAAATAACCAAGAATGCAATATTCCATGCAATAGAAAATCCCCGTCGAATAAACAGAGATTTAGTAAACGCTCAACAAGCACGTCGTGTACTCGATCGTATTGTTGGTTTTGAATTATCGCCTATATTGTGGCGAAAAATCAAACCGGCTCTTTCGGCCGGACGTGTACAATCGGTAGCCGTTCGACTAATTACCGAAAGGGAACGTGAAATCGATGCATTCCAAAGCGAGGCTTCGTACCGCGTACAGGCAACCTTCTCTAAAAAAGAAGCTGATAACACGCCTTATCAAATAAATGCAGAACTAAATAAACGTTTAAAAACAAAAGAAGAAGCTCTTGAGTTTTTAAACAGGCTGAAAGGCATTCAAGATTTTACGATAGATAGTGTTATCACTAAACCCGCAAAAAAATCGCCTGCAGCCCCATTTACCACATCTACACTTCAACAGGAGGCAGCCCGTAAATTAGGCTTTTCTGTTGCGCAAACGATGTCGGTAGCACAAAAATTATACGAATCTGGAAAGATTACCTATATGCGTACCGACTCGGTACACCTTTCGAGTCTGGCTATCAATGCTTCAAAAGCTGAGATTGGAGATGCATATGGTAAAAAGTATATAAAAACCAGACAATTTTCGACCAAAGCTAAAGGTGCACAAGAGGCTCACGAGGCTATACGTCCAACTTATATGAATGCCCACCAAACAACGGGCACTTCGCAAGAGCAAAAATTATACGAACTTATCTGGAAAAGAACAATTGCTTCTCAGATGGCTGATGCCGAACTAGAAAGAACAACTGTTACCATAAATATTTTTGATGACGAAGATTTAAAATTCGTTTCAAGCGGTGAGGTTATCACCTTTGACGGATTTCTTCGCGTGTATCTCGAAAGTACAGATGATGAATCTCTGGATGGAGAAGAAAATACTCTGTTACCTCCAATCAAGAGAAAAGACATATTGGATTTGAAAGAATCGACAGCTACCGAGCGATTTACACAGCGTCCTGCCCGATATTCGGAAGCATCTTTGGTTAGAAAGCTCGAAGAACTGGGTATTGGTCGCCCATCGACTTACGCCCCTACGATATCTACTATTCAGAACAGAGAATATGTTGAAAAAACAAATATAGAAGGTACCGATCGCAATTTTAATGTTTTGCAATTGAAGAAAGGCAAAATTACCGATGCGATTAAAACCGAAAAAACGGGAGCAGATAAAAACAAACTGAAGCCAACCGATACAGGAATGGTTGTGAATGATTATCTGACCGAATTTTTCCCTCGTATCCTCGATTACAACTTTACGGCTGATGTCGAAAAAGAATTTGACTATGTGGCTGTTGGTGCAGAAGTGTGGACTGACCTTATAGATAGATTCTATAAGAAATTTCACCCCGTAGTAGAGGAGGCACTCAACACACACGAAGATCATAAAGTAGGTGAGCGTGTTTTGGGTACAGACCCTAAAACAGGTAAACAAATTTCGGCAAAAATAGGTCGTTTTGGTCCAATGATTCAACTAGGAACTCAGGATGATGAAGAAAAGCCCCGATTTGTATCACTTCGTAAAGGACAGTCATTAGGAACAATTACGATAGAAGAAGCTATTAAACTTTTTGACTTACCTCGTTTTATCGGTGAATACGAAGAGAAGGAATTATTGGCTTCAATCGGTAAATTCGGACCTTATGTTAAGTTCGACGGTAAATTTATATCATTACCAAAAGATGTCGATCCATATACGGTAACGCAGGAGGAAGCTATTGCCATTATCGAAGAAAAAAGAAAACAAGACAGAGAAAAAGTTATCAAAATTTTCGAAGGTAAAGAAGGCAAAGACGGTAAAGACGAAGTTCAGATACTGAATGGTCGTTATGGTCCGTACATTGCGTATAAGGATAAAAACTACAAAATAGCAAAAACAGTAGATGCAGCCGCTCTTACACTAAAAGAGTGTATGGAAATAATTAAAACTACTAAAAGCAAAACCAAAACTAAGGTAGAAAAGAAAGAAAAGAAAAAGACCAAAGTTTCGGAGAAGAAAAAAAAGGTATTGGAAGAAGAAGCGAAAGAGAAAAAAACTAAAGCGGCTAAAAAGTAA
- the uraH gene encoding hydroxyisourate hydrolase, which translates to MRNILAFISILFCSFQLSAQTQKYQLSTHILDITTGTPSANVLVMLEKQNDEGSGWEKLDEKKTDENGRIGTFLLLDENSKDKNTGVYRLTFFTRSYFESRAVKTFYPFVQVVFEIDGNSHYHVPITLSPYGYSTYRGS; encoded by the coding sequence ATGAGAAATATCTTAGCTTTTATTTCAATATTGTTTTGTAGTTTTCAGTTATCAGCCCAAACTCAAAAATATCAATTGAGTACACATATTCTTGATATTACAACAGGTACGCCAAGTGCAAATGTTTTAGTGATGCTCGAAAAGCAAAATGACGAAGGCTCGGGATGGGAAAAGTTAGATGAGAAGAAAACAGACGAAAATGGTCGTATAGGTACATTTTTACTTTTGGATGAAAATTCAAAAGATAAAAATACAGGTGTATATCGTCTTACTTTTTTTACACGATCTTACTTTGAAAGTCGTGCCGTTAAGACTTTTTATCCTTTCGTGCAAGTGGTTTTCGAAATAGACGGTAATAGTCATTATCATGTTCCGATAACATTAAGTCCTTATGGATACTCTACTTACAGAGGTAGTTGA
- a CDS encoding GyrI-like domain-containing protein — MEYTICQSCGMPLHQLNEFGTDKKGIRVKDYCQYCFKDGQFTSDSTMDEMVELCAKYMTDISQNEAVTHLRQKLPTLKRWAQKENTQKEYHKSINKVLDYINEHLNEKPDLATLSQIANVSPFHFHRIFKAIIGENLGEYVQRLRLEYVAGKLKTTDLSLNILAEKTGYNSEQALSKAFKKHFGTPPSMYKLASTETRDYSQNQLSPQICEIAPKNIIYIRVIAPYGTKEVYDKAWSELNHFAADNDLLQKPNEWLGISLDDPNTTQTNKCRFYACLTIDKPIGPIGKIGCKNIKGGLYAIFTHMGSYSGLNEYYKNIWFGWLPSSDYRLRQATFFEKYVSDPDKVKAEDTVTEIYIPVSLK, encoded by the coding sequence ATGGAATATACTATTTGCCAAAGTTGTGGAATGCCACTGCATCAATTAAATGAATTCGGAACCGATAAAAAAGGTATCAGAGTAAAAGACTACTGCCAGTACTGTTTTAAAGACGGTCAATTCACATCCGATTCAACAATGGACGAAATGGTTGAGCTTTGTGCAAAATATATGACCGACATTTCCCAGAATGAAGCCGTAACGCATCTGAGGCAAAAACTTCCCACACTGAAACGGTGGGCACAAAAAGAAAACACGCAAAAAGAATATCATAAGTCGATCAATAAAGTGCTCGATTACATCAATGAGCATTTGAACGAAAAACCCGACCTCGCTACCCTATCCCAAATAGCCAATGTATCGCCTTTTCATTTTCACCGCATATTTAAAGCCATCATTGGCGAAAATCTGGGCGAATATGTACAGCGTTTACGGTTGGAATATGTAGCCGGAAAGCTCAAAACAACAGATTTAAGCCTCAATATACTAGCCGAAAAAACAGGTTACAACTCTGAACAGGCCTTATCTAAAGCTTTCAAGAAACATTTTGGAACACCTCCCAGTATGTATAAACTGGCATCAACCGAAACAAGAGATTACAGTCAGAACCAACTATCTCCTCAGATTTGTGAGATCGCACCCAAAAACATTATTTACATAAGAGTTATTGCTCCCTATGGAACCAAAGAAGTGTACGATAAAGCATGGAGCGAACTGAATCATTTTGCCGCAGATAATGATCTGCTACAAAAGCCAAACGAATGGCTAGGCATTAGCCTTGATGATCCTAATACAACACAAACCAATAAATGCCGCTTCTATGCCTGTTTGACAATTGACAAACCAATCGGTCCCATAGGAAAAATAGGCTGCAAAAATATAAAAGGCGGATTATACGCCATCTTTACGCACATGGGATCATACAGCGGATTAAATGAATACTATAAAAATATATGGTTCGGGTGGCTACCCTCTTCCGATTACCGTTTAAGACAAGCAACTTTCTTTGAAAAATATGTAAGCGACCCCGATAAGGTAAAAGCCGAAGACACCGTTACCGAAATATACATACCTGTATCACTAAAATAA
- a CDS encoding GNAT family N-acetyltransferase, whose protein sequence is MLELVRTDSENSDFRELICKLDSELSIRNGDTQFQYNIYNKIPFIETVVIAYWNDKAVGCCCFKAFENKTVEVKRMYLDTEYRGNGIAQKMLSEIESWAKEKGFLDTVLETGYKMIEAIHLYKKMGYSQIPNYGQYADNPESICMSKSLQ, encoded by the coding sequence ATGCTTGAACTGGTAAGAACCGATAGCGAAAACAGCGATTTCAGAGAACTGATTTGTAAACTCGATAGTGAATTAAGCATTCGCAATGGCGATACACAATTTCAGTATAATATTTACAACAAGATACCTTTTATCGAAACCGTTGTAATAGCCTATTGGAACGACAAAGCAGTGGGATGCTGTTGTTTCAAAGCATTTGAGAATAAAACGGTAGAAGTAAAACGGATGTACCTAGATACTGAATACAGAGGAAATGGTATTGCACAAAAGATGCTCTCGGAAATAGAATCGTGGGCTAAGGAGAAAGGTTTTTTGGATACGGTTCTCGAAACAGGTTATAAAATGATTGAAGCCATACATCTGTACAAAAAGATGGGCTACAGCCAGATACCCAATTACGGACAATATGCAGACAATCCCGAAAGCATTTGTATGAGTAAATCGTTACAATAA
- a CDS encoding DUF4199 domain-containing protein, which translates to MSENKNSMVSTAMNYAIPLGLFWVFKYLFVIGGEYTEISKYINSILGIVTPVLTYMLICRYRDKDKGGNILYGEAILFILLIFLLASLIESVITSLHLLVINPGLVTQMNEQIYDVISKMHLPDIYSKTVLSYGGLYYIFAIVFQNMIIGMFLALVLGYFASRQKNNPHQNI; encoded by the coding sequence ATGAGCGAAAATAAAAACAGCATGGTATCTACTGCCATGAATTATGCTATCCCATTGGGATTATTCTGGGTGTTCAAATATTTGTTTGTCATAGGCGGCGAATACACCGAAATAAGTAAATATATCAATAGCATTTTGGGTATAGTAACTCCCGTGCTCACCTATATGCTAATTTGCAGATACAGAGATAAGGATAAAGGAGGAAACATTCTCTACGGTGAAGCAATTCTATTCATTCTTTTGATTTTTCTACTTGCGTCACTCATCGAATCGGTAATAACCAGCCTACACCTCTTGGTCATCAATCCCGGGTTAGTTACACAAATGAATGAGCAAATATATGATGTAATAAGCAAAATGCATCTGCCCGATATATACTCAAAAACAGTTCTTTCTTATGGAGGGCTCTATTATATCTTTGCTATTGTTTTTCAAAATATGATCATAGGAATGTTTCTGGCTTTAGTACTCGGCTATTTTGCTTCACGCCAGAAAAACAATCCACATCAAAATATATAA
- a CDS encoding zinc ribbon domain-containing protein, translating to MEQTFCQSCGMPMSAEFNSTNKDGSVNTTYCSYCYKDGEFTADVTMDEMILKCAEYVDEFNKDSDIKYTKEEAIAGMKQHFPTLLRWKS from the coding sequence ATGGAACAAACTTTTTGCCAAAGCTGCGGTATGCCAATGTCTGCAGAATTTAACAGCACAAACAAAGACGGATCAGTAAATACTACCTATTGCAGTTATTGCTATAAAGACGGAGAATTTACAGCAGATGTAACGATGGATGAAATGATTTTGAAATGTGCTGAGTATGTAGATGAGTTTAACAAAGACTCAGATATCAAATACACAAAAGAAGAAGCTATTGCCGGCATGAAGCAGCACTTCCCTACCCTTTTACGCTGGAAAAGCTAA
- the lon gene encoding endopeptidase La: MFDNKDRDFFSMDGNSEPVISIVSDELGNIDFDIDEKYLKEEIPLLALRNTIIFPGTSLPITVARSKSLKALKSLKNGKGIVGLVCQKDAETEDPEQNDLYDIGVIGEVIRIIDIPNDPNLTVILQGKKRFRIDQITTTEPFLKAKYTLKETTIAEKDDKEYQVLLESIRDLTIHMLRMYGDPPKDLVSKLNENSKSPLLVNYCCTNLPVPGSEKQELLNIDDDKNRAYRLLMILNRETQMLEMKMNIQMKTREELNQQQKEYFLQQQIKTIQDELGGNPQQADIDDLKEKIKTKKWDEKVAESVDKEIKKLERLHPQSPDYSTQYTYLQTLLELPWNEYTKDNFNLKHAQKVLDRDHFGLEKVKERIIEHLAVLKLKGDLKSPIICLYGPPGVGKTSLGKSVAEALNRKYVRVSFGGLHDESEIRGHRRTYIGAMPGRIIQNIQKAGSSNPVFVLDEIDKIGNDFRGDPASALLEVLDPEQNSAFHDNYLNIDYDLSKVLFIATANNVSAISQPLLDRMELIDISGYIMEEKVEIARKHLIPKQLENHGLKKEDIDIPKKTIEKIIENYTRESGVRSLDKTLAQIMRKVALKVALKEEYPKILEAANLKDYLGANRFSRDEYQGNDYAGVVTGLAWTSVGGEILFIETSLSKGKGSKLTLTGNLGDVMKESAMLALEYIHSHNQRLGIDDSVLENWNVHVHVPEGAIPKDGPSAGITMVTSLASAFTQRKVRSNLAMTGEITLRGKVLPVGGIREKILAAKRAGIKEIILCKENQKDIEEIKELYLKGLTFHYVSDISEVLDIALLKDKVKNPLSFEIKETEKKSN; encoded by the coding sequence ATGTTTGACAATAAAGACAGAGATTTTTTTAGTATGGACGGGAACTCTGAGCCTGTAATTTCTATCGTTTCGGATGAATTAGGCAATATCGATTTTGATATTGACGAAAAGTATCTGAAAGAAGAAATTCCGCTTCTGGCTCTTCGAAACACAATCATCTTTCCCGGAACCAGCCTTCCTATTACTGTAGCACGCTCCAAATCTTTGAAGGCTCTAAAAAGCCTGAAAAACGGAAAAGGCATAGTAGGATTGGTTTGTCAGAAAGATGCAGAAACGGAAGATCCCGAACAAAACGACTTATATGACATTGGTGTCATCGGAGAAGTTATCCGCATAATAGATATACCTAACGATCCTAATCTTACGGTTATATTACAGGGTAAAAAACGTTTCAGAATAGATCAGATAACCACTACCGAACCCTTTCTGAAAGCTAAATATACATTAAAGGAAACAACTATTGCCGAAAAAGACGATAAAGAGTACCAAGTACTTTTAGAATCGATCCGCGACTTGACTATACATATGCTACGTATGTACGGCGATCCTCCAAAGGATTTAGTAAGTAAGCTCAACGAAAATTCGAAATCGCCTTTATTGGTAAATTATTGTTGTACAAACCTGCCTGTACCCGGTTCTGAGAAACAAGAGTTACTCAATATCGATGATGATAAAAACAGGGCTTACCGTTTGTTGATGATATTGAACAGGGAAACTCAAATGCTGGAAATGAAAATGAATATCCAGATGAAAACCCGTGAGGAATTGAATCAGCAACAAAAGGAATATTTTCTTCAACAACAGATCAAAACTATTCAGGATGAATTGGGAGGCAACCCTCAGCAAGCAGATATAGATGATCTGAAAGAAAAGATCAAGACTAAAAAGTGGGATGAGAAAGTAGCTGAAAGCGTAGACAAAGAAATCAAGAAATTGGAACGTCTGCACCCTCAGTCACCCGATTATTCTACACAATATACTTATTTGCAAACTCTGTTGGAATTGCCTTGGAACGAATATACCAAAGACAACTTCAACCTGAAACATGCACAAAAAGTACTCGACAGAGACCACTTCGGACTCGAAAAAGTAAAGGAACGTATTATTGAGCATCTTGCGGTATTGAAATTGAAAGGCGACCTTAAGTCTCCGATCATCTGTCTGTACGGCCCTCCCGGAGTAGGTAAAACGTCTTTAGGTAAATCTGTAGCCGAAGCTCTCAACCGTAAGTATGTAAGAGTATCTTTTGGCGGATTGCATGACGAATCGGAAATCAGAGGACACCGCCGTACTTATATAGGTGCTATGCCCGGACGTATCATTCAGAATATACAAAAGGCAGGTTCATCAAACCCTGTATTTGTATTGGATGAAATAGATAAAATCGGTAACGACTTTAGAGGTGATCCCGCATCGGCTCTTCTGGAAGTACTTGATCCCGAACAAAACTCGGCTTTTCATGACAATTATCTGAATATCGATTACGATTTGTCGAAAGTTCTGTTCATCGCAACAGCCAATAATGTTTCGGCAATATCACAACCTCTGCTCGACCGTATGGAGTTGATCGATATCAGCGGATATATTATGGAAGAAAAAGTAGAGATTGCACGTAAGCATCTTATACCAAAACAATTGGAAAATCACGGTCTGAAAAAGGAAGATATTGATATTCCTAAAAAGACTATTGAGAAAATTATAGAAAATTACACACGCGAATCGGGAGTGAGATCTTTAGACAAGACTCTGGCTCAGATAATGCGTAAAGTAGCACTGAAGGTGGCTTTAAAAGAAGAATATCCTAAAATTCTAGAAGCAGCCAATCTGAAAGATTATCTGGGAGCAAACAGATTTTCGAGAGACGAATATCAAGGCAACGATTATGCAGGGGTTGTAACCGGCTTGGCTTGGACTTCAGTAGGTGGTGAGATTCTATTTATAGAAACATCGCTAAGCAAAGGAAAAGGCAGCAAACTGACTCTTACCGGAAACTTAGGAGATGTAATGAAAGAATCGGCAATGCTGGCTCTCGAATACATACATTCTCATAATCAAAGATTAGGCATTGACGATAGTGTGCTCGAAAACTGGAATGTACACGTGCATGTACCCGAAGGTGCTATTCCTAAGGACGGACCTTCTGCCGGTATTACGATGGTAACATCTCTGGCTTCGGCGTTTACACAACGTAAGGTGAGATCTAATTTGGCTATGACAGGCGAAATTACCCTTCGGGGAAAAGTGCTTCCTGTGGGTGGTATCCGCGAAAAGATATTGGCTGCTAAACGTGCCGGCATCAAAGAGATCATTCTGTGTAAAGAGAATCAAAAGGATATAGAGGAAATAAAAGAACTTTATCTGAAAGGACTTACTTTTCATTATGTTTCTGATATATCGGAGGTTTTGGATATTGCTCTTCTTAAGGATAAAGTAAAAAATCCTCTAAGTTTCGAAATAAAAGAAACTGAGAAGAAAAGCAATTAA
- a CDS encoding glycosyltransferase family 2 protein, protein MDLSIVIPLYNEDESLPELYNWIERVMQERNFSYEVIFVDDGSTDTSWQVITQLREKSPHVKGIKFRRNYGKSPALHCAFEIAQGDVIITMDADLQDSPEEIPALYDMIINEKYDLVSGWKKKRYDPITKTLPTKLFNATARKVSGIQLHDFNCGLKAYRKDVVKNIEVYNDMHRYIPYLAKIAGFKRIGEKEVQHQSRKYGSSKFGINRFFNGYLDLLTLWFLSTFGRKPMHFFGLLGSFMFFIGLITVISIGASKMYAMTHGHPYSLVTDSPYFYISLTTMILGTQLFLAGFIGELISRNSAGRNDYKIETEIL, encoded by the coding sequence ATGGACTTATCGATTGTTATCCCTTTATATAACGAAGATGAATCGTTACCCGAACTATACAATTGGATAGAACGTGTAATGCAGGAACGCAACTTTTCGTACGAAGTTATATTTGTGGATGACGGGAGTACAGACACATCGTGGCAGGTAATTACTCAATTGAGAGAAAAGTCACCACACGTAAAGGGTATTAAATTTCGTCGTAATTATGGCAAATCGCCGGCTCTGCACTGTGCCTTCGAAATTGCACAGGGAGATGTTATCATCACCATGGATGCCGATCTGCAAGACAGTCCCGAAGAAATTCCGGCACTGTATGACATGATTATCAACGAAAAATACGATTTGGTATCAGGATGGAAAAAGAAAAGATACGATCCGATAACCAAAACATTACCCACCAAATTATTTAACGCCACAGCACGCAAAGTATCGGGTATTCAATTACACGATTTTAATTGCGGGTTGAAAGCTTATAGAAAAGACGTCGTTAAAAACATAGAAGTATATAACGATATGCATCGTTACATACCCTACCTTGCTAAGATTGCAGGTTTTAAACGTATAGGAGAAAAGGAAGTACAACATCAATCACGTAAATACGGTAGTAGCAAATTCGGTATAAACCGTTTCTTTAACGGTTACCTTGATCTACTCACATTGTGGTTCCTGTCTACTTTCGGACGCAAACCGATGCACTTCTTCGGATTATTGGGAAGCTTTATGTTCTTTATCGGACTAATTACCGTTATTTCAATCGGAGCATCTAAAATGTATGCAATGACACATGGGCATCCCTATTCGTTAGTAACCGATTCGCCTTACTTTTATATATCTCTTACAACAATGATATTGGGTACTCAACTATTTCTTGCCGGATTTATTGGTGAACTGATTTCTCGCAATTCGGCTGGACGTAATGATTATAAAATAGAAACCGAGATATTATAA
- a CDS encoding SDR family NAD(P)-dependent oxidoreductase yields MKKIALITGATSGIGKATAEVLAKNGFDIIITGRRKEKLLELEKLLQNEHKAEVLSLGFDVRNYADVEKYLGNLPERWKNIDVLVNNAGLAVGLNSIQEGVVDDWERMIDTNIKGLLYVTRIVSPGMIERKSGHIINIGSIASREVYANGGVYCATKHAVKALSQGMRLDMVNYGIKVTLVSPGAVETEFSVVRFKGDQSRADKVYDGFVPLRAEDVADAIYYAVSAPDHVDVQDVLLMAKAQASATVFHKE; encoded by the coding sequence ATGAAAAAGATTGCACTAATAACCGGAGCGACTTCCGGAATAGGAAAGGCTACAGCCGAAGTATTGGCTAAAAATGGTTTTGATATTATTATCACCGGACGTAGAAAAGAAAAACTGCTTGAGCTGGAAAAATTACTTCAAAATGAACATAAAGCCGAAGTGCTTTCTTTGGGGTTTGATGTACGTAATTATGCTGATGTTGAAAAGTATCTCGGCAATCTCCCCGAAAGATGGAAAAATATTGATGTACTGGTTAATAATGCTGGTCTTGCAGTTGGATTAAATTCTATTCAGGAAGGAGTTGTGGATGATTGGGAGCGGATGATTGATACGAATATCAAAGGTCTATTGTATGTGACACGTATCGTTTCGCCCGGTATGATCGAGCGTAAATCGGGGCATATTATTAATATAGGTTCTATTGCATCCCGAGAGGTATATGCCAATGGTGGAGTGTACTGTGCGACCAAACATGCTGTTAAGGCATTGTCTCAAGGTATGCGTTTAGATATGGTTAATTACGGTATTAAAGTGACCTTGGTTTCCCCGGGAGCTGTGGAGACCGAATTCTCTGTAGTTCGTTTCAAGGGAGATCAAAGTCGTGCAGATAAAGTCTATGACGGTTTTGTTCCTCTTCGAGCAGAAGATGTGGCAGATGCTATTTACTATGCAGTATCGGCTCCCGATCATGTGGATGTACAAGATGTATTGCTGATGGCAAAAGCACAAGCTTCGGCTACTGTGTTTCATAAAGAATAG
- a CDS encoding tRNA1(Val) (adenine(37)-N6)-methyltransferase, with translation MSNPYFSFKKFTVYHDICAMKVGTDGVLLGAWVKLGKVRRVLDVGTGTGLIALMLSQRSEGFISIDAIDIDEDAVLQTSENVERASFQNVKAIHSSLQDYVEKCDAKYDMIVSNPPYFSSSLHSPDGQRTLARHTNSLPMVEFMNISARLLSSDGYLSLIFPYAEKDVLIGLAENAGLFVSRITNVYPMPHLNAKRVLLEFSKVKQDTEIADLIIEKERHVYTDDFTELVKDFYLKL, from the coding sequence ATGTCCAATCCATACTTCAGTTTTAAAAAATTCACAGTTTATCACGACATATGTGCCATGAAAGTGGGAACTGATGGTGTATTGTTGGGGGCGTGGGTTAAATTAGGTAAAGTCAGGAGAGTTTTAGACGTAGGTACGGGCACGGGTTTGATTGCTCTAATGTTGTCTCAGCGTTCCGAAGGTTTCATATCAATTGATGCTATCGATATAGACGAAGATGCTGTATTGCAAACATCGGAAAATGTGGAGAGGGCATCTTTTCAGAATGTAAAGGCTATTCATTCTTCATTACAGGATTATGTTGAGAAATGCGATGCGAAATATGATATGATTGTTTCTAATCCTCCTTATTTTTCGTCTTCACTGCATTCGCCTGATGGGCAACGCACACTTGCAAGGCATACAAACTCGCTGCCAATGGTCGAATTTATGAATATTTCAGCTCGTTTATTATCTTCGGATGGTTATTTGTCACTTATATTTCCCTATGCTGAGAAAGATGTATTGATTGGTTTGGCTGAAAATGCAGGTTTATTTGTTTCCCGAATAACGAATGTTTATCCGATGCCTCATTTAAATGCTAAAAGAGTGTTACTCGAATTTTCTAAAGTGAAGCAGGACACTGAAATTGCAGATTTAATTATAGAGAAAGAACGTCATGTATATACTGATGATTTCACCGAGTTGGTGAAAGATTTTTACTTGAAATTATAA